In Cellvibrio polysaccharolyticus, a genomic segment contains:
- a CDS encoding MlaD family protein — MSSNKNISLAIGAFIVGAVFLVFIALLFFSGGRLFADKERVVMYFDGSVQGLQVGAPVKLKGVVLGEIVNIEINFQRDDQIVVTAVTADLVMKRINSDGVNVSEAFLEKAIANGLRAQLNYQSFLTGLLYVELDFYPGSLLRLHDIQKNYVELPTIATSFEEISRSFQELDVKSLVDSLNNITRKIDDIVGGGQIQETLGNFNRVAESIERTSHTVDREIGSLGADIKVTLNSLNHLMTELNNQAPRLTHSLDQSLSALQGSLESFDQATNNLNQMLSDDAPLVYQLNRTLSDISRSAQAFQSLSETLDQQPESLLRGRKALPEKE, encoded by the coding sequence ATGAGTAGCAACAAGAACATTTCACTCGCCATTGGTGCTTTTATTGTGGGCGCCGTGTTCCTGGTTTTTATTGCACTGCTGTTTTTTTCCGGTGGCCGTTTGTTCGCCGATAAAGAGCGCGTGGTGATGTACTTTGACGGCTCTGTACAGGGCTTGCAGGTGGGCGCGCCGGTCAAATTAAAAGGCGTGGTGCTGGGTGAAATTGTCAATATTGAAATCAACTTTCAGCGCGATGATCAAATTGTAGTCACCGCCGTTACCGCCGATCTGGTGATGAAGCGCATCAATAGCGATGGGGTTAATGTCAGTGAGGCATTTCTTGAAAAAGCGATTGCCAATGGCCTGCGGGCGCAGCTGAACTACCAAAGTTTCCTCACCGGTTTATTGTACGTTGAACTGGATTTTTATCCCGGCAGCTTGCTGCGACTGCACGACATTCAAAAAAATTATGTTGAGCTGCCCACTATTGCTACCAGCTTTGAAGAAATATCCCGCTCGTTTCAGGAGCTGGATGTTAAAAGCCTGGTGGATAGCCTGAACAATATCACCCGCAAAATTGACGATATTGTGGGCGGCGGGCAGATTCAGGAAACCCTCGGCAACTTCAACCGGGTAGCTGAATCCATCGAACGCACCTCCCACACCGTGGACCGGGAAATCGGTTCGCTGGGGGCGGATATCAAGGTGACGCTGAACAGCCTTAACCACCTGATGACGGAACTGAATAATCAGGCACCCAGGTTGACTCATTCGCTGGATCAAAGTTTGAGTGCGCTGCAAGGCAGCCTGGAAAGTTTTGACCAGGCCACCAATAACCTCAACCAGATGTTATCCGATGATGCGCCGCTGGTTTATCAGTTGAACCGCACGCTGTCAGATATCAGCCGCTCTGCCCAGGCTTTTCAAAGCTTGAGTGAAACCCTGGATCAACAACCGGAATCCCTGTTACGCGGCAGAAAAGCCCTACCGGAAAAGGAATAA
- a CDS encoding ABC transporter ATP-binding protein — protein MEKEAFISVRDLSIGYGKRIVQQNLNFDVKKNDIFFIIGGSGCGKTTLLKHMIGLIEPAAGEVIYHPRAGETVNFYQSDQDTRLELLKSWGITFQSGALFSTMTLAENVSLPLQLYTDLSEKQIAEVVSYKLALVGLAGFESFYPSEISGGMHKRAGLARAIALDPKLLFFDEPSAGLDPISSLRLDQLILQVCQALDSTVIIVSHELPSILSIGTNSVFLDAQRKTMLDAGDPNELLENSPEPKVRQFLSRAESSAEESS, from the coding sequence ATGGAAAAAGAAGCTTTTATTTCCGTCAGGGATTTATCCATCGGCTACGGTAAGCGCATCGTTCAGCAAAACCTGAATTTTGATGTAAAAAAGAACGATATCTTTTTTATTATCGGCGGCAGTGGCTGCGGCAAAACAACGCTGCTTAAACACATGATCGGTTTGATTGAGCCGGCTGCCGGTGAAGTCATCTATCATCCCCGCGCTGGCGAGACGGTCAATTTTTATCAATCCGATCAGGACACCCGCCTCGAATTGTTAAAGAGTTGGGGCATTACCTTCCAGTCCGGCGCCTTGTTTTCTACCATGACGCTGGCTGAAAACGTCTCCCTGCCGTTGCAGCTGTACACCGACCTGAGTGAAAAACAGATTGCCGAGGTGGTTTCCTACAAGCTGGCGCTGGTTGGCCTGGCCGGTTTTGAAAGTTTTTATCCATCAGAAATCAGCGGTGGTATGCACAAACGGGCAGGGCTTGCCCGTGCTATTGCCCTCGACCCCAAATTGTTATTTTTCGATGAGCCGTCGGCGGGGTTGGACCCGATCAGTTCGCTGCGGCTCGATCAGCTGATCCTTCAGGTGTGTCAGGCGCTCGACTCTACGGTGATTATCGTGTCTCACGAATTACCCAGTATTTTGTCCATTGGTACCAATAGCGTATTTCTTGATGCGCAACGTAAAACCATGCTCGATGCGGGCGACCCCAATGAACTGCTGGAAAACAGCCCTGAACCCAAAGTTCGTCAATTTTTAAGCCGTGCGGAAAGTTCTGCCGAGGAATCTTCATGA
- a CDS encoding DedA family protein: protein MERLGYFGIALLMFLDNVFPPIPSEIIMPSAGYTASRGELQLFGVILAGSIGSLLAAAALYWIGRNIPRQTLFSWVDRYGKYLFIKSTDVEKALDWFERYGHRVVFFGRMIPAVRSLISIPAGMSRMPFYKFMFYSTLGTVIWTTFLACIGFYLGENQALMQSVLHKVAMLILVLFLLYILVFLIKKYVKPGNR, encoded by the coding sequence ATGGAACGCCTGGGTTACTTCGGTATCGCCCTTTTAATGTTTTTGGATAACGTCTTTCCCCCAATTCCCTCTGAAATTATTATGCCATCCGCAGGTTACACCGCCTCCCGGGGGGAGTTGCAGCTTTTTGGGGTGATTTTGGCTGGCAGTATCGGTTCTTTGCTTGCAGCTGCCGCCCTGTATTGGATCGGGCGTAACATTCCCCGGCAAACTTTGTTTAGCTGGGTGGATCGGTATGGTAAGTATTTATTTATTAAATCGACCGATGTAGAAAAGGCTTTGGATTGGTTCGAGCGCTATGGGCATCGTGTCGTATTCTTTGGCCGTATGATTCCTGCGGTACGCTCGTTGATCAGTATCCCGGCGGGTATGAGTCGTATGCCGTTTTACAAGTTTATGTTTTACAGCACACTGGGTACCGTAATCTGGACAACCTTTCTGGCCTGTATCGGTTTTTACCTGGGAGAGAATCAGGCGCTGATGCAAAGTGTGTTGCATAAGGTAGCCATGTTGATTCTGGTTTTATTTTTGCTCTATATTCTGGTCTTTCTGATCAAAAAATATGTCAAGCCTGGTAATCGATAA
- a CDS encoding PqiC family protein, whose product MRKFLGILLAVSVLAACSSPQKNYYVLSSASAPQTTGSQEITTLIGIGPVEVAEYLNRLHIVWQSGQGELIMSGNHFWAEPLDKGITRALALNLTAANSNRSTVAFPWRADNKPRYSVRVQVQALDRIDSNARMDAVWQLVDNDAGQVIHRKRFVQTTPVDAGVSSLTRAYSDLLTVLAKDIEGSLITFGV is encoded by the coding sequence ATGCGCAAATTTTTAGGTATTTTGTTGGCAGTGTCGGTATTGGCGGCCTGTAGCTCGCCGCAAAAAAATTATTATGTACTCTCTTCGGCGTCTGCCCCGCAAACCACGGGCTCGCAGGAAATTACCACGCTTATCGGCATCGGCCCGGTTGAAGTGGCTGAATACCTCAACCGTCTGCACATCGTCTGGCAATCCGGGCAGGGCGAGCTGATTATGTCGGGCAATCACTTCTGGGCAGAACCGCTGGACAAAGGCATTACCCGCGCTCTCGCACTCAACCTGACGGCGGCTAACAGCAACCGCAGCACGGTTGCATTCCCCTGGCGCGCCGATAACAAGCCGCGCTACAGCGTGCGCGTTCAGGTCCAAGCCCTTGACCGCATTGACAGCAATGCCAGAATGGATGCTGTCTGGCAACTGGTAGACAACGACGCCGGCCAGGTCATCCACCGCAAACGCTTCGTCCAAACCACCCCGGTGGATGCTGGCGTCTCTTCTCTAACCCGTGCGTACAGTGATCTTTTGACGGTATTGGCGAAGGATATTGAGGGTTCGCTGATTACTTTTGGGGTTTAA
- the tpiA gene encoding triose-phosphate isomerase translates to MKARKPIVIANWKLNGGLDLICTSVASFIGKHFDAQIAICPPYLYMRDMMTFLQFSELQIGSQNVSRYESGAYTGETSAQMLKQAGCSLCLIGHSERRAMFNENNEGCQIKVRTALNSGLLPVLCVGENQTEREANITEEVLYKQLSEGLANIELNGRDLCVAYEPVWAIGTGLAATPSMAQEVHQFIRAELTKIFDAESAARVRILYGGSVNKTNTRDLLAQQDIDGLLVGGASLDPGHFLAICEQASEQAAKAAA, encoded by the coding sequence ATGAAAGCGCGTAAACCCATCGTGATCGCCAACTGGAAATTGAACGGTGGCCTGGATTTGATCTGTACATCCGTGGCTTCGTTTATCGGCAAACACTTCGATGCGCAAATTGCTATTTGTCCGCCGTACTTGTACATGCGCGACATGATGACGTTTTTGCAGTTCTCCGAATTGCAAATTGGTAGCCAGAACGTCAGCCGTTATGAGTCGGGTGCTTACACCGGTGAAACCTCGGCACAAATGTTAAAGCAGGCCGGTTGTTCACTGTGTCTGATCGGTCACTCTGAACGTCGCGCCATGTTTAATGAAAACAATGAAGGCTGCCAGATTAAAGTGCGTACCGCACTGAATAGCGGTTTGTTGCCGGTATTGTGTGTGGGTGAAAACCAGACCGAGCGTGAAGCCAACATCACTGAAGAAGTGCTGTATAAGCAATTGTCCGAAGGCCTGGCGAATATTGAATTGAATGGTCGCGACCTGTGTGTTGCTTATGAACCTGTTTGGGCGATTGGTACTGGCCTTGCGGCAACGCCAAGCATGGCACAGGAAGTACACCAGTTCATTCGCGCCGAGCTGACGAAAATTTTTGATGCCGAAAGTGCTGCACGCGTGCGCATTTTGTACGGCGGCAGCGTGAATAAAACCAACACTCGCGACCTGCTTGCACAGCAGGATATTGATGGATTGTTGGTAGGCGGTGCCAGCCTTGACCCGGGGCACTTCCTGGCCATTTGCGAGCAAGCCTCGGAACAGGCCGCCAAAGCTGCTGCGTGA